From Oxobacter pfennigii, a single genomic window includes:
- a CDS encoding FAD-binding protein — MKKFKSWISLLLITIMMLSFSSCTQQQGDKPGEAGEGAGQEKTYADTIKWDAAYDVVVVGFGGAGAVASVAAAEKGARVLLVEKAPEGQEGGNTRYAAQIVMAPKDRDKAITYFKALRGGYDNQSDKIIETIVDGSMAVRDWLTAHGAKKIVEFPLIEYPEAPGADGISAIVIDEQEIFTGRLWQLLRKNVTDRKDSIDVWFEAPGKELIQDPGSKIVLGVKVEKDGKILNVRAQNGVVLATGGFENNETMVENYTQMPEAFSKGAHYNTGDGIVMAMKAGADLWHMSTLSGPDLNFKDPDSVTSFGYSIQYDGHANGFNKRSTIFTGSDGTRFMNEAFFPRHGHINNSGTWVSLQIPSPAYAIFDETARLAGPIYTTWSKDSSEEIAKGWIVKADTIEELAGKVGINAEGLANQVKEYNAYCKDKKDPQFNRDAENLKAISSSGPYYAMKLVPTFTNTQGGPVRNENGEVLDLDGKPIPHLYSAGELGSYYTDVYNGGGNLAECIFSGRTSGENAAKAKDGTPKTVVENTIKSDIGAEDKIELKENEYTGKGIGMGGELTVKVAMDGKKILSVEILKHNETPNVSDKAIANIPSAIVKAQSADVDIVAGATVTSRAITEAVKDALAKVK, encoded by the coding sequence ATGAAAAAATTTAAATCTTGGATTTCATTACTTCTGATTACAATAATGATGTTATCTTTTTCATCCTGCACACAGCAGCAAGGGGATAAGCCCGGTGAAGCTGGTGAAGGTGCAGGGCAGGAGAAAACCTATGCGGATACTATAAAATGGGATGCCGCATATGACGTAGTAGTTGTAGGGTTTGGCGGAGCCGGCGCCGTAGCAAGCGTTGCTGCGGCTGAAAAAGGGGCCAGGGTGTTGCTGGTTGAAAAAGCGCCTGAAGGCCAGGAAGGAGGAAATACCCGGTATGCGGCACAGATTGTGATGGCGCCAAAGGACAGAGATAAAGCAATAACATATTTTAAGGCCCTCCGCGGCGGTTATGATAATCAAAGCGATAAAATTATTGAAACAATTGTGGATGGCAGCATGGCTGTAAGGGATTGGCTTACAGCCCACGGCGCAAAAAAAATCGTTGAATTCCCTCTGATAGAATATCCCGAAGCTCCAGGAGCGGATGGTATCAGCGCTATTGTAATCGATGAGCAGGAGATTTTTACCGGCAGGTTATGGCAGCTCTTACGCAAAAACGTAACAGACCGGAAGGACAGCATAGATGTATGGTTTGAAGCTCCCGGCAAGGAACTTATTCAGGATCCCGGCAGCAAAATAGTTCTTGGCGTTAAGGTTGAAAAGGACGGGAAAATATTGAATGTCCGCGCACAAAACGGAGTAGTGCTTGCAACGGGCGGATTTGAAAACAACGAAACCATGGTGGAAAATTACACACAGATGCCTGAAGCCTTTTCCAAAGGCGCCCACTATAATACCGGTGACGGAATTGTAATGGCAATGAAGGCAGGAGCTGATTTATGGCATATGAGCACTTTGTCCGGACCTGACTTGAATTTTAAAGATCCTGACAGCGTTACTTCATTTGGCTACAGCATACAATATGACGGACATGCTAACGGGTTCAATAAAAGAAGCACAATTTTTACCGGCTCCGACGGCACCCGTTTCATGAACGAAGCATTTTTCCCAAGGCATGGGCATATAAACAACAGCGGCACATGGGTTTCATTGCAGATACCGTCGCCTGCTTATGCGATATTCGACGAAACAGCCCGCCTGGCAGGGCCCATATATACAACCTGGAGCAAGGACAGCTCCGAGGAAATTGCAAAGGGCTGGATAGTTAAAGCCGATACCATTGAGGAGCTTGCCGGAAAAGTTGGTATTAATGCCGAAGGGCTGGCAAACCAGGTCAAGGAGTATAACGCATATTGCAAGGATAAGAAGGACCCTCAGTTTAACCGCGACGCTGAAAATCTGAAGGCCATTTCAAGCAGCGGCCCCTATTATGCTATGAAGCTTGTGCCTACTTTCACCAACACCCAGGGCGGACCTGTACGCAATGAGAACGGCGAGGTCCTCGACTTGGACGGGAAGCCCATTCCTCATTTATACAGTGCAGGTGAACTTGGCTCTTATTATACAGATGTATACAACGGCGGAGGAAACCTGGCAGAGTGCATATTCTCCGGCAGGACTTCAGGGGAAAATGCAGCCAAGGCCAAGGACGGCACTCCAAAAACAGTTGTGGAAAATACCATTAAATCAGATATAGGTGCTGAAGATAAGATTGAATTGAAGGAAAATGAATATACAGGCAAAGGTATAGGTATGGGAGGAGAATTAACCGTAAAGGTTGCAATGGACGGCAAAAAGATCCTTTCAGTTGAAATTCTAAAGCATAACGAAACACCCAATGTGTCGGATAAAGCTATTGCAAATATACCTTCAGCTATTGTAAAAGCTCAGTCTGCCGATGTGGATATTGTAGCCGGTGCAACTGTGACCAGCAGAGCCATAACTGAAGCAGTCAAGGACGCCCTGGCAAAAGTAAAATAG
- a CDS encoding helix-turn-helix transcriptional regulator, which produces MKSNVEQNGNSVVNISSLARKIFLNEIVTGQKEDYAKQLLTDINERLNVEFTDYYVLLTGIKKEVYNGIYHIEAADYLKIFAVAEEAVSRYMDDNGFNHEIFMYYYFNTKQMCILFNRRNHLACEVEKCAEHINELIQHIYENQIFNGDKKYFNFTTISPLLEDYNQLTPSFMRLQELGKLAFFHDKSIVMTDEKLLKLKRKVTYSRIKQLLDELIDSGSMGQLKICRDLLQDMFLNQLKYSYDLSLCSDVLTELKGQVFRFNTSFDLNLDDEIESKFKLSAYANIEDMYFSMDDILQLCVKEAVKKGKGIGHISQEAIRYIKGNYDKNITLTDIAEHVKVVPTYISEIFNKEMGMSIPQYLTKFRIEKSRKLLMETNLKIYEISKYVGINDPNYFSKIFKKYEGATPQQFQEKYRGL; this is translated from the coding sequence ATGAAATCCAATGTTGAACAAAATGGAAATTCAGTAGTTAACATATCTTCACTAGCCCGTAAAATTTTTTTAAACGAGATTGTTACCGGACAGAAGGAAGACTATGCAAAACAACTATTAACCGATATCAATGAACGGCTCAACGTTGAATTTACGGATTATTACGTGCTGCTGACCGGTATCAAGAAAGAGGTGTATAACGGCATATATCATATTGAAGCCGCGGACTATCTGAAAATTTTTGCCGTGGCTGAGGAAGCTGTTTCTCGATACATGGATGATAATGGCTTTAATCATGAAATATTTATGTATTATTACTTTAATACAAAGCAAATGTGCATACTGTTTAACCGGAGAAATCACCTGGCCTGCGAGGTTGAGAAATGTGCGGAGCATATAAACGAATTGATTCAGCATATTTATGAAAATCAAATATTCAACGGAGATAAAAAATATTTTAATTTCACAACTATTTCGCCTTTACTGGAAGATTACAATCAGCTCACTCCTTCTTTTATGAGGCTGCAGGAACTTGGAAAGCTGGCTTTTTTTCATGATAAGTCCATAGTTATGACAGATGAAAAATTATTGAAATTAAAAAGGAAGGTTACATATTCCCGGATTAAACAGCTGCTGGATGAATTAATTGATTCCGGCTCAATGGGACAATTAAAAATTTGCCGGGATTTATTGCAGGATATGTTTTTAAACCAATTGAAATACAGTTATGATTTATCCCTTTGTTCGGATGTCTTAACAGAGCTTAAGGGCCAGGTATTCCGGTTCAATACATCCTTTGACCTGAATCTGGACGATGAAATCGAAAGCAAGTTTAAATTGAGCGCATACGCCAATATTGAAGATATGTATTTTTCCATGGATGATATTTTGCAATTATGCGTTAAAGAGGCAGTTAAGAAGGGAAAAGGAATCGGACATATATCTCAGGAAGCTATCAGATATATTAAAGGAAATTATGATAAAAATATAACTTTGACCGATATAGCAGAGCACGTAAAAGTAGTTCCGACATATATAAGCGAAATATTCAATAAAGAAATGGGAATGAGTATACCCCAGTATTTAACAAAATTCAGAATAGAAAAATCAAGAAAATTATTGATGGAAACAAATTTGAAAATATATGAAATTTCAAAGTATGTCGGCATAAATGATCCGAATTATTTCAGTAAAATTTTCAAGAAATACGAGGGAGCCACACCCCAGCAATTTCAGGAAAAATACAGGGGTTTATAA